One Denticeps clupeoides chromosome 3, fDenClu1.1, whole genome shotgun sequence DNA window includes the following coding sequences:
- the LOC114786227 gene encoding proteinase-activated receptor 2-like isoform X2, producing the protein MINLAATDLLKSNLTTVFFPIIYIFTLAVGLPTNAMAIWVFLFRTKKKHPAAIYMANLALADLLFVIWLPLKIAYHLNGNNWTYGEAMCKVLVGFFYGNMYCSVLFITCLSVQRYWVVAHPLSQQRWNNRLSIVVSVAVWAFVCVSTTPLYLYDQTVKLQDPNVTSCHDVNLIHNVKEPFQDVKHPYYYFMTMAGLVCFLPSVVIIAAYVLLLRALSRSVEDSSSGKKRRKVVVLIIIVLITFLVCFIPSNIMLVVHYALLSFGAANRAYGFYITTLCLSSLNSCLDPIIYYYVSEEFREHVKNTLLCRSNRTVERMRIPLKYSKKRNEYTPSRSVLECFVAERR; encoded by the coding sequence CCCCATCATCTACATCTTCACACTTGCCGTGGGCCTGCCAACAAACGCCATGGCCATTTGGGTGTTCCTCTTCAGGACCAAGAAGAAGCATCCGGCCGCCATCTACATGGCTAACCTGGCCCTGGCGGACTTGCTCTTTGTTATTTGGCTTCCGCTGAAGATCGCCTACCACCTCAACGGGAACAACTGGACTTACGGCGAGGCCATGTGCAAGGTTTTGGTGGGATTCTTCTATGGCAACATGTACTGCTCGGTCCTCTTCATCACTTGCCTGAGTGTTCAGAGGTATTGGGTGGTCGCTCACCCGTTGTCCCAGCAGAGGTGGAACAACCGCTTGTCCATTGTGGTCTCGGTTGCAGTTTGGGCTTTTGTCTGCGTCAGTACGACTCCTCTGTACCTTTATGATCAGACAGTGAAGTTGCAAGACCCCAACGTCACCTCCTGCCATGACGTCAACTTGATCCACAATGTCAAAGAGCCCTTTCAGGACGTCAAACACCCGTACTACTACTTCATGACCATGGCAGGTCTGGTGTGTTTTCTGCCCTCCGTTGTGATCATCGCAGCATATGTCCTGCTCCTCCGTGCCTTGTCCCGCTCAGTGGAGGACAGCAGTTCCGGCAAAAAACGTCGCAAGGTTGTGGTGCTCATCATAATAGTGCTGATCACTTTCCTGGTCTGTTTCATCCCCAGTAACATCATGCTGGTCGTCCACTATGCCCTTCTTAGCTTTGGGGCTGCAAACAGAGCCTACGGCTTCTACATCACCACACTCTGCCTGAGCAGCCTGAACAGCTGCCTGGATCCCATCATCTACTATTACGTGTCCGAGGAATTCCGGGAACACGTGAAGAACACACTGTTGTGCCGCAGCAACCGGACAGTCGAGAGAATGAGGATCCCCTTAAAGTACTCCAAGAAAAGAAACGAATACACGCCCAGCAGGAGTGTTTTGGAGTGTTTTGTTGCAGAGAGACGGTGA